The Thermoleophilia bacterium region TCGGCAAGACTTGGTTTCATCAGGTCGGAAGAAGATGGGACAACTGACGAGCAAGAACCCCGCCGGCGAGGTGGGCGGATGCCTGGAACGCGCGATTACGCATGAGTGAAGATCGTGTCGTCGTCAGCTACCCGCGTGTCGTCGCGGGAATCCTCGGCGCCCTCGCGGTGCTCACGGCGGCGCTCGCCGGTGACTGGCTGGAGTCAATCGTTCGCGGATGGATGCTGGCTGGTGGATTCGGCCTGATCGCCGGCTCGCTGATCGGCACGAGCCGGCGATTCGCGATCCCGGCCATCCTGGCGATCATCCTGGTCGTCTTCTGCGGGTTGTCCGCCGTCGTCGCGGTGCCGGAGTCGGCCGAGACGTCGAGCGCCCGGGCCTTGACCCTCAGCAAGAAGGACCTCGTTTCGTCGATCCCGGGGGTGGGATTCGACGCCGTGGCCAACGACGAAGGATTCCAGTACGCGTCGATGGTCACCGGTCTCGCCGGCCTGGCCGCGATGGCGGCGGCTCTGCTTGCGGCGGTGATGCTGAGCGCCCCGCCGGCGAGGAGGGAGCGGAGACCGGCCCAGATTGAACGGATCGGCAAGATCCTGGTGATCTTCGGGTTCATCGGCGTCGCCGGGGCCCTGCTCAGATTCCTTCTGACCCAGTTCCCCGTCGAAAACCTGTTCCAGAGCTTCAAGTCGTTCTGGATCGGCGGCACCTACCTGCTGTTGTTCGCGACCTTCGCCGTGCCCGGCTTCGCCCTGTGGGTGCAGGGGATGATCGCGAGATCCGCTGAGCGGCGCGAATACGTAGCACCGGCGATCGGGGCCTTCCTGTTCGTGGCGCTGCTGATCCCGACCGGTCAGCGTGGCTTCCTGATCGCCTTGGCGGTTATGCTGCTCGCCGTCCTGATCGGCAATCGGGTGATCGGACTGCGGATGACCGCGTTCCTGGTGATCGTGGGCGTCATCTTCATCGGCCTGACCCAGGCGGCTCGCAACGAGATCAGTGGCACCAACAAGTTCACCGCCGACGGGTTCATCGAAAGGGTCCAGCCCGATCAGTGGCGCGACCTCTATTCGAGCCAGATCGCGAGTTTCAACTGGACCGTCCTGATCGAGCAGAATCGCGACGAGTTCGAGATCAGGAATTCGTTCATTGACCTGCTCGCGAAACCCATACCGAGATCGATAATGCCGGACAAGAGCCAGGGCTTCGCTACGGAATTCACCGAGCAGGCGTTCCCCGGCGCCGCCGCCCAGAACGTCTCGTTCGCGACGCCGCTCGTTGCCGAGGCGGACTACGATTTCGGTCCGGCCGGGGCCATCATCATCCTCGCCCTGCTTGGAGGGTTCGTGGTGTTCTGCGACCGGAGAATCTCGCAACGGGCGCCGCCCCTGGTCGAGCCGATCGTGACCGCAACCATTTTCTGGGTCATGTTCGAGTTGATCCGTGGCGACATCGCGAATGCGCTGGTGTTCGTGGCCGGCTGGGTCCTGCCGCTGGTCATCTTCTCGCGGGCCCTCGGGCTGCGCGGCGAACCACCGATCAGGAAGATCATCATCGATGCGCTCCAGGTGGCCCCCCGGTTCTCCGGGATCGGCCGAAGGGTGGCCGAGATCGGCGAGAGCCTGAAGCGGGACCCGCTTCCGCTGCCGATCGAGGTCCGGTGTGCCAAAGACGTCGTCGAGGAAATGCTCTCGGTCTTCCCCGAGGGCACCACGTTCAAGGCGCCGCTGCGGTCCAGCCGGCCTCGCGTGCTGCGCATCCTCTACCAGCAGCTGATCGCACCATTCTTCATGAGTGCGTCGACCCTCCTGGTCTGCCCCGGGGACCAGGCGCCGTTCTGGGGCCGCGCACAGCTGCTCTTCGTGATTCACGATGTCCGGCGTATCGTCGCCCCCGAAACGGCCCAGGTGGGTCTCGAGGCGGCTTACTACAAGAAGGTGATGACGATCGGAGCCCGGCGGGCCAGCCACATCCTCACCATCTCCGAGTTCTCGAAGTCGGAACTCACCGAGAACCTGCGACCCGGCTGCCCGGTGTCGATCGTCTCCGAACGGCCGGCCGGAATCGAACCGGTACCTTTCGAGACCATCGAAAGCAGCGAGCCCGCCTTCCTACTGGTCGGTGCGCTGCGCAGCTACAAGGGAATCGAAACCGTGATCGACGCGATCGGGCCGCAGCGATCCCAAGGCGTTGCGGCGAAGGTCAACTGCGTCGGTGATGCCGAAGGCGACTCCGGTTACGCCGAAGAAGTGAAGAAGCTGGCCGCGGATCCCGGCATCGACGGCAGGTTCGTGATGACCGGCTGGATATCGGACGAAGAACTGCGTGACCTCTACGGCCGGAGCATCGGCACGATCAGCGCCTCGAGCTACGAGGGGTACGGCCTCTCGGTCTCCGAGTCGCTCGCGGCCGGCCTGCCGACGGTCGCCAGTGATATCCCGCCTCATCGGGAGATCGGCGGGGATGCGGCCCTCTACTTCACTCCGGGTGACGCCGACGCACTGGCGCGTCTGATCGATGCAGTGGTCTCCGATCCCGGCCGCCGCAATGAACTGGCCCGGGCGGCCAGGCAGCGGCACGAGGAACTCCGGCGGGCGGATCGGCCCTGGTCAGCGGCGATCCGCGAGGCGCTCGATTCGATCACCGAACCCGAGCCGGCCGGGTCAGAGCAGCCGGTGGAGGCGCTCCCGTATGGCAGTCCTGGCTGAAATCCTGGCCAGTCCTGCGGACGGCAGCTGACGGGTCTCCATGCGACGGGCGGCGCGCCAGCCGCGGAGCCGCCCACGGATCCCGGCCGCCGTACGTTCGAGGACCAGTTGTCCGGCGCAGACGAATCCTTCGAAGAAAACCGTGCGGGCGCATCCGGAGAAGGACCTCATCACCCCGTACCGCCGGATCAGGTAGCCGCGGCTCCAGCCGGTGATCCCGTACTTCTGCGGGGAACGCGAGCCGAGGGTGGTCGAGCGGGCGTGAACTCCGCGTGCCCGGCTCGAGAGGGCACAGGTGGCACCGGCGACACGCATTCTCAGGGCGAGGTCCAGGTCCTCGTAATAGGCGAAGATCTGCTGGTCGAATCCGCCGACGCTCTCGAAGGCGCCCCGGTCGTAGAGTGCCGCGCCGCCACTCGGGCCGAGTGGGGCCTCGGCCTGGTCGGCGGCGGCGACCGGCTGGCCCTCGAGGAAATCGAAGGCCATCAGGGTCTCGTCGTCGGCGACGATGCCGGCTGAATCGATCAGGCCCGGCGTGTCAGCCCGGAGCAGGACGCTCGCCACCATCTCGGCCCTGGTCGCTTCGGCGGTCGCGAGGATTTCCGCCACGAATTCCGGCTCGAGTACCACGTCGTTGTTCATCAGCAGGATCGGGCCCTCGCCGGCATCGCTGATCGCCTCGTTCAGCGCTCGCCCGAAACCGAGGTTCTGACCGAGTTCGATCAACATGTACTCCGGGAAATCGGCCTTGACCATCGCCTGGGAGCCGTCCGAGGAGCCGTTGTCGACCACCACGACTTCGCAGGGGGCAGTCTGCCCGCGCAGGCTTTCCAGCGCCGAGCGCAGGCGGTCCCGCCCGTCGAGCGTCGGTATGTAAGCGGTGGGGACCATCGACCGATCCTATGTCTATAGCCTTTGCCCGATGGAAGACCTCAAGGGACTGATCCTGTCTGGAGGGGCAGGCACCCGCTTGCGTCCCATTACGCATACCTCCGCCAAGCAACTGGTCCCCGTGGCCAACAAGCCAGTGCTCTTTTACGGGATCGAAGCCCTGGTCGATGCCGGAGTCACCGACATCGGCATCATCATCGCCCCGGTGACCGGGGACGAGATCCGGTCGGCGGTCGGCGACGGTTCCGCCTTCGGCGCGAAGGTCACCTACATCGAGCAGGCCGAGCCCGCCGGGCTGGCCCACGCCGTGCTCACCGCGGAAGAGTTCCTCGGCGGCTCGTCCTTCGTCATGTATCTCGGCGACAACCTCCTGAGGAACGGCATTTCCGGACTGGTCGAGTCCTTCCGCGAAGACTCGCCGGAAGCGATCATCCTGTTGACCGCCGTCGATGATCCGAGCTCATACGGCGTGGCCGAGCTGGACGGCGACCGCGTCGTCGGCCTGGTCGAGAAGCCGGAGGACCCGCCCTCGAACATGGCCTTGGTCGGGGTCTACCTCTTTTCTCCGGCGATCATGGAAGCAGCCCGCGCGCTGAGCCCTTCGTGGCGCGGCGAGCTCGAGATCACCGAAGCGATCCAGTCCCTGATCGAAGACGGCCGCGAGGTCCGGTCGGAAGTGGTCAAGGGCTGGTGGAAGGACACCGGCCAGCTGGCCGACATGCTTGACGCGAACCGGCTCGTGCTCGAGGAGATCGAGACCCGGATCGACGGCGAGCTCGACAACTCCAAGGTCGAAGGCCGGGTGATCCTTGAGGAAGGAGCCGTGCTGCGCGGCTCGGTCGTGCGCGGAC contains the following coding sequences:
- a CDS encoding glycosyltransferase yields the protein MSEDRVVVSYPRVVAGILGALAVLTAALAGDWLESIVRGWMLAGGFGLIAGSLIGTSRRFAIPAILAIILVVFCGLSAVVAVPESAETSSARALTLSKKDLVSSIPGVGFDAVANDEGFQYASMVTGLAGLAAMAAALLAAVMLSAPPARRERRPAQIERIGKILVIFGFIGVAGALLRFLLTQFPVENLFQSFKSFWIGGTYLLLFATFAVPGFALWVQGMIARSAERREYVAPAIGAFLFVALLIPTGQRGFLIALAVMLLAVLIGNRVIGLRMTAFLVIVGVIFIGLTQAARNEISGTNKFTADGFIERVQPDQWRDLYSSQIASFNWTVLIEQNRDEFEIRNSFIDLLAKPIPRSIMPDKSQGFATEFTEQAFPGAAAQNVSFATPLVAEADYDFGPAGAIIILALLGGFVVFCDRRISQRAPPLVEPIVTATIFWVMFELIRGDIANALVFVAGWVLPLVIFSRALGLRGEPPIRKIIIDALQVAPRFSGIGRRVAEIGESLKRDPLPLPIEVRCAKDVVEEMLSVFPEGTTFKAPLRSSRPRVLRILYQQLIAPFFMSASTLLVCPGDQAPFWGRAQLLFVIHDVRRIVAPETAQVGLEAAYYKKVMTIGARRASHILTISEFSKSELTENLRPGCPVSIVSERPAGIEPVPFETIESSEPAFLLVGALRSYKGIETVIDAIGPQRSQGVAAKVNCVGDAEGDSGYAEEVKKLAADPGIDGRFVMTGWISDEELRDLYGRSIGTISASSYEGYGLSVSESLAAGLPTVASDIPPHREIGGDAALYFTPGDADALARLIDAVVSDPGRRNELARAARQRHEELRRADRPWSAAIREALDSITEPEPAGSEQPVEALPYGSPG
- a CDS encoding glycosyltransferase family 2 protein, which translates into the protein MVPTAYIPTLDGRDRLRSALESLRGQTAPCEVVVVDNGSSDGSQAMVKADFPEYMLIELGQNLGFGRALNEAISDAGEGPILLMNNDVVLEPEFVAEILATAEATRAEMVASVLLRADTPGLIDSAGIVADDETLMAFDFLEGQPVAAADQAEAPLGPSGGAALYDRGAFESVGGFDQQIFAYYEDLDLALRMRVAGATCALSSRARGVHARSTTLGSRSPQKYGITGWSRGYLIRRYGVMRSFSGCARTVFFEGFVCAGQLVLERTAAGIRGRLRGWRAARRMETRQLPSAGLARISARTAIRERLHRLL
- a CDS encoding glucose-1-phosphate thymidylyltransferase, with protein sequence MEDLKGLILSGGAGTRLRPITHTSAKQLVPVANKPVLFYGIEALVDAGVTDIGIIIAPVTGDEIRSAVGDGSAFGAKVTYIEQAEPAGLAHAVLTAEEFLGGSSFVMYLGDNLLRNGISGLVESFREDSPEAIILLTAVDDPSSYGVAELDGDRVVGLVEKPEDPPSNMALVGVYLFSPAIMEAARALSPSWRGELEITEAIQSLIEDGREVRSEVVKGWWKDTGQLADMLDANRLVLEEIETRIDGELDNSKVEGRVILEEGAVLRGSVVRGPAVIAAGAVVEDSYIGPYTSIGANVVVRRSEVEHSILLAGAMVEDLGTRMEASLLGRDVRVTRSDGPPRTLRLLVGDRSEIEIV